The genomic interval AATTAATAAAATAAACACAAGATGCTTAATATAGAACTTTATTAAGAAAACAAAAGATACGAATACGATGGATTGCTGATGCTCTGAGCCCACACGGACATTCAGAGATCTGCTGCGATTCCCTTCCCTtatacaataaacattgttataCTGAGCCCGTTACCCATGTCTCAAATAGATGAGATATCCTTCATACTCAATAGTTAGCAGTAAAGGATAGATTTGATATATTGACAAGACATCATTTATATTTTATTCCCCATTTCAATGCGTTTTGCTACGTTGTGCCCGACTTAACACCACCCAGTACACCTGTAGTCTGTCTTCAGCTGCACCCCTCCCCTCAGTGACACCTGTAGTCTGTCTCCAGCTGCACCCCTCCCCTCAGTGACACCTGTAGTCTGTCTCCAGCTGCACCCCTCCCCTCAGTGACACCTGTAGTCTGTCTCCAGCTGCACCCCTCCCCTCAGTGACACCTGTAGTCTGTCTCCAGCTGCACCCCTCCATAGAGACTCAGAGGTGTGACCCCCCAGCTAAACACATTCCCCCTGGGAGAGGCGGTGTCCTCACAGGACATCTGTTCCCGGATCTCAGCCGAGTTCAAAACGTAGTCCCACACGTTGACATCCGTCATCTGACCCACGAAGGCGTCCCTGTCAGAGATCCCCAGGAAGCCGTCCTGGTCCTTCCCCAGGATGAAGACCCCTGCTGGGCTGACTGTGTATCTCCTCCGGAGGTACTGCTCCTCCCCCACCACTCCGTTGATCCACAGCTCAGCCCCCCCGGAGTGGGACGACCAGGTGACACAGTAGTTGACCCAGTCACGGGAGTGGAAGTTGTGGGGCAGGTTGACAAACTCGTTGCCGATCCACAGACCCACCTGGATGGATCACATGACAAATAGAAATAAGTCTCAATGacttttccctccctccttccctccctcccttcctcctccctgcctccctccctccctcgcttcatcatccctccctccctccttccctccctccctctctccctgcctccctccctcctccctgcatCCCTCCCTCGCTtcatcatccctccctccctccctcctctctgcctccctcctccctgcctccctccctcctccctgcctccctccctcctccctgcctccctccctccctcctccctgcctccctccctccctcgcttcatcatccctccctccctccctcctcctgcctcccgCCCTCACTtcatcatccctccctccctcctccctcgacttcatccatctatccctccctccctccctccctccctccctccctccctccctccctccctccctccctccctcgcttcatcatccctccctccctccttccctccctccctccctcctccctgcctccctccctccctcgcttcatcatccctccctccctccttccctccctccctctctcccctgcctccctccctcctccctgcatCCCTCCCCTCGCTtcatcatccctccctccctccctcctctctgcctccctcctccctgcctccctccctcctccctgcctccctccctcctccctgcctccctccctcctccctgcctccctccctccctcgcttcatcatccctccctccctccctccctccctccctccctccctccccccctccctccctcctccctgcctcccgcCCTCACTCatcatcactccctccctcctccctcgacttcatccatctatccctcccttttccttccatccatcccaccctagctccgtctccctccctccctcgctcgctccctcgctccctcgctcccttgcttcatccatccctccatccctccatccctccatccatcctttctGTCCCTCCTCCCCACCCACCTCATATCCCACGGTGATCATCAGTTCGTTGTCGTTGCCCTGGCTGGAGTATGACAGGACAGTGTGTATCTCTCCAGGGCGTGTCTTCAGGTGCATGCAGGCGGTGAAGGAGTGCAGGTCCATGGAGTGAGCCAGGTGGGCCCGGGCATAGCTCTCGGTGTTGCTCTCTGGGAAGTGGAGCACTAGGGGAGACATCACTCGGGGCTCTATGGGGGACAGGAGTGATACGGTTAACATCTGACACAGAAGACAGATTGCTATACAACTACTGATCAATCATTCTCTAAATATAAGTAATCGAAATAGAAATCATAAAATAACAACTTCATGTAAAGTGttagcctgtacatgacatgtaCCTGTGTAGTAGGTATGTTCTAACTACTattgtaactgtaactgtaactgtaactaCTATTGTAACTAATATTGTAACTACTattgtaactgtaactgtaactaCTATTGTAACTAATATTGTAACTAATATTGTAACTACTattgtaactgtaactgtaactaCTATTGTAACTAATATTGTAACTAATATTGTAACTACTATTATAACAACTattgtaactgtaactgtaactgtaactaCTATTGTAACTAATATTGTAACTACTATTGTAACTACTATTGTAACTACTATTATAACTACTattgtaactgtaactgtaactgtaactgtaactaCTATTGTAACTAATATTGTAACTACTATTGTAACTACTATTGTAACTACTATTGTAACTACTATTGTAACCACTATTGTAACTACTATTGTAACTGTAACTACTATTGTAACTACTATTGTAACTACTATTGTAACTGTAACtactattcaaatcaaatttcaaatcaaatcaaatttatttatatagcccttcgtacatcagctgatatctcaaagtgctgtacagaaacccagcctaaaaccccaaacagcaagcattgcaggtgtagaagcacggtggctaggaaaaactccctagaaaggccagaacctaggaagaaacctagagaggaaccaggctattgTAACTACTATTATAACTACTATTGTAACTACTATTGTAACCACTATTGTAACCACTATTGTAATCACTATTGTAACACATAATATATAAGAGCACCTCGTAGGGTACGGTGTACTCATAAGTAACAACTCACCATGTTGATATATAAGAGCACCTCGTAGGGTACGGTGTACTCATAAGTAAACAACTCACCATGTTGATATATAAGAGCACCTCGTAGGGTACGGTGTACTCATAAGTAACAACTCACCATGTTGATATATAAGAGCACCTCGTAGGGTACGGTGTACTCATAAGTAACAACTCACCATGTTGATTTATAAGAGCACCTCGTAGGGTACGGTGTACTCATAAGTAACAACTCACCATGTTGATATATAAGAGCACCTCGTAGGGTACGGTGTACTCATAAGTAACAACTCACCATGTTGATATATAAGAGCACCTCGTAGGGTACGGTGTACTCATAAGTAAACAACTCACCATGTTGATATATAAGAGCACCTCGTAGGGTACGGTGTACTCATAAGTAAACAACTCACCATGTTGATATATAAGAGCACCTCGTAGGGTACGGTGTACTCATAAGTAACAACTCACCATGTTGATATATAAGAGCACCTCGTAGGGTACGGTGTACTCATAAGTAAACAACTCACCATGTTGATATATAAGAGCACCTCGTAGGGTACGGTGTACTCATAAGTAAACAACTCACCATGTTGATATATAAGAGCACCTCGTAGGGTACGGTGTACTCATAAGTAACAACTCACCATGTTGATATATAAGAGCACCTCGTAGGGTACGGTGTACTCATAAGTAACAACTCACCATGTTGATATATAAGAGCACCTCGTAGGGTACGGTGTACTCATAAGTAACAACTCACCATGTTGATATATAAGAGCACCTCGTAGGGTACGGTGTACTCATAAGTAAACAACTCACCATGTTGATATATAAGAGCACCTCGTAGGGTACGGTGTACTCATAAGTAACAACTCACCATGTTGATATATAAGAGCACCTCGTAGGGTACGGTGTACTCATAAGTAACAACTCACCATGTTGATATATAAGAGCACCTCGTAGGGTACGGTGTACTCATAAGTAAACAACTCACCATGTTGATATATAAGAGCACCTCGTAGGGTACGGTGTACTCATAAGTAACAACTCACCATGTTGATATATAAGAGCACCTCGTAGGGTATGGTGTACTCATAAGTAACAACTCACCATGTTGATATATAAGAGCACCTCGTAGGGTACGGTGTACTCATAAGTAACAACTCACCATGTTGATATATAAGAGCACCTCGTAGGGTACGGTGTACTCATAAGTAAACAACTCACCATGTTGATATATAAGAGCACCTCGTAGGGTACGGTGTACTCATAAGTAAACAACTCACCATGTTGATATATAAGAGCACCTCGTAGGGTACGGTGTACTCATAAGTAACAACTCACCATGTTGATATATAAGAGCACCTCGTAGGGTACGGTGTACTCATAAGTAACAACTCACCATGTTGATATATAAGAGCACCTCGTAGGGTACGGTGTACTCATAAGTAACAACTCACCATGTTGATATATAAGAGCACCTCGTAGGGTACGGTGTACTCATAAGTAACAACTCACCATGTTGATATATAAGAGCACCTCGTAGGGTACGGTGTACTCATAAGTAACAACTCACCATGTTGATATATAAGAGCACCTCGTAGGGTACGGTGTACTCATAAGTAAACAACTCACCATGTTGATATATAAGAGCACCTCGTAGGGTACGGTGTACTCATAAGTAACAACTCACCATGTTGATATATAAGAGCACCTCGTAGGGTACGGTGTACTCATAAGTAACAACTCACCATGTTGATATATAAGAGCACCTCGTAGGGTACGGTGTACTCATAAGTAACAACTCACCATGTTGATATATAAGAGCACCTCGTAGGGTACGGTGTACTCATAAGTAACAACTCACCATGTTGATATATAAGAGCACCTCGTAGGGTATGGTGTACTCATAAGTAACAACTCACCATGTTGATATATAAGAGCACCTCGTAGGGTACGGTGTACTCATAAGTAAACAACTCACCATGTTGATATATAAGAGCACCTCGTAGGGTACGGTGTACTCATAAGTAAACAACTCACCATGTTGATATATAAGAGCACCTCGTAGGGTACGGTGTACTCATAAGTAACAACTCACCATGTTGATATATAAGAGCACCTCGTAGGGTACGGTGTACTCATAAGTAACAACTCACCATGTTGATATATAAGAGCACCTCGTAGGGTACGGTGTACTCATAAGTAACAACTCACCATGTTGATATATAAGAGCACCTCGTAGGGTACGGTGTACTCATAAGTAAACAACTCACCATGTTCGGAAGGCCTTGCATCCCCAATTGCACCTACATGAACAAAAACAAAGTTCCAAGAGTCAGTTCACTTAAACCTCCCCTCATTTTGCTATACTTTCAAAGGTAAATAGAGAACTCTTACTTGCACGTATGTGTTTTCCAAGTGAGGTTATCAGACCCTCAATCTTCAGGAGCTTTGATTCTATTTCATCATGTCGACAGAAAGctgagtggagaaagagagagggagagagagaatgagggagagagagaaagagagggagagagagagaaaaagaaagagagagagagagagaaagagagggagagagagagaaaaagaaagagagagagagagaaagagagggagagagagagaaaaagaaagagagaaagagagggagagagagaaaaaaaagagagagagagagaaagagggagagagagagaaagaaagagagagagaaaaagaaagagagagagagaaagagggagagagagagaaagaaagagagagagagaaagagagggagagagagagaaagaaagagagagagagaaagagggagagagagagaaaaagaaatagagagagaaagaaagaaagggagagagagagaaaaagaaagagagagaaaaagaaagagagggagggagagatgaacagagcaaagtacagagagatccttgatgaaaacctactccagagcactcaggacctcagactggagcgaaggttcaccttccaacaggacaatgaccctaagcccacagccaaggcaacgcagaagtggcttcgggacaagtctctgaatgtccttgagtggcccaaccagagcccggactgagccactcaaggacatctctggagggacctgaaaatagctgtgcagcgacactccccatccaacctgacagagcttgagaggatctgcagagaagaatgggagaaactccccaaatacaggtgtgccaaacttgtagactcatacccaagaagaatcaatgctgtaatcgctgccaaaggtgcttcaacaaagtactgagtaaagggtctgaataattatgtaaatgtattatttaagtttttttatttctaaaatcctgtttttcctttgtcattatggggttttgtgtgtagattgatgagggaaaaacaatttaatcaatttttagTAATAAGTCcgtgacgtaacaaaatgtggaaaaagtcaaggggtctgaatactttctgaatgcaccgcACCGTATCTACAGCCACTGGGTTTAATGCACACAGCCTTTCCTGACACTGCCGGTCCTGACACAGCCGGTCCTGACACAGCCGGTCCTGACACAGCCGGTCCTGTACAGCCGGTCCTGACACAGCCGGTCCTGTACAGCCGGTCCTGACACAGCCGGTCCTGACACAGCCGGTCCTGACACAGCCGGTCCTGACACAGCCGGTCCTGTACAGCCGGTCCTGACACAGCCGGTCCTGACACAGCCGGTCCTGTACAGCCGGTCCTGACACAGCCGGTCCTGACACTGCCGGTCCTGACACAGCCGGTCCTGACACAGCCGGTCCTGACACAGCCGGTCCTGTACAGCCGGTCCTGACACAGCCGGTCCTGACACAGCCGGTCCTGACACTGCCGGTCCTGACACAGCCGGTCCTGACACAGCCGGTCCTGACACTGCCGGTCCTGACACAGCCGGTCCTGACACAGCCGGTCCTGACACAGCCGGTCCTGACACTGCCGGTCCTGACACAGCCGGTCCTGACACAGCCGGTCCTGACACAGCCGGTCCTGTACAGCTGGTCAAGTTATAGATACATGCTGCCTTGAAGAGACCAAGATGCTGTCTACCTCGCTTTCAAACCATGGTGTATGAAAAGTGGAGCAAACTGAAGATATATGTCTTTTCAAATTAAGGCTACAGCATAATTAGGACAACCAGATCCACTTCCTATCATATACAGCAAGACCTGTATCTACATATATGATAATATTGGATCAGTTTAGTTGATCTATATATTGAATCCCTAAGACCAGGTTCTGTATACATACTGCCTTTCCTCAGGCCAGGCAGGAAGGAGGACTCGACCACGCGGTCGTTGAGAGGTTGGGCCATGCGGTAATCATTCCACAGGGTCCTATTGTCCATGTCCATCAGAGTGCTTTCCAACTTCCTGATCTGggcgaggggagaggagaggagaagaggagagcagaggaggagaggagaggagaggagagcagaggagagcagaggagagcagaggagaggagaggataggagaggagtggagaggagaggagaggagaggagaggagaggagaggagaggaggaggagaggagaggaggagggagagagagaggagagaggagaagggagaagaggagaggagaggagaggaggagaggagaggagagcagagcagagcagagcagaggagagagagaggagaggagaggagaggagagaagagagcagaggggagagcagaggagaggagaggaggagagagagaggagaggagaggagagaggagagggagaggagaagagaggagaagagagggagaggagaaggagaggagaggaggaggagaggagaggaggagaggagaggagaggagaggagcagaggagcagaggagcaggagaggagaggagaggagaggagaggagggagggagaggagaggagaggagaggagagggagtggaggaggagaggagaggagagcagaggagaggagaggagagaggagaggagtggagaggagaggagaggagaggagaggagtggagagaggagagaggaggagaggagggagtggaggaggagaggagaggagaggagaggagaggagaggaggagagaggagagcagtggagagcagagcagagcagaggagagagagagaagagaagagaagagaagagagagagagaagagaagagaggaagagggagagggagaggagagagagaggagaggagaggagaggagagggagaggagagaggagaggagaggagaggagaggagaggagaggagaggagaggagaggagaggagagaaaataaTTAATGAACGAATCAATCAAATTAATAAATGGATGAATAAATGGATGAATAAATGGATGAATAAATGGATGAGTAAATGATTGAATGTTCCACATGGTTGTTTATCAGCATTTCATGGAGGCTTGGTGCAGAGTGTAAGAGTTCACTTCCAATTTTTTGAGAattcaaaaatgtatttacaCATCAGCaggtttgtgagagagagagagcagggttacCTGGTtgtgagagagggtgatgggtGTGTCAAACACGGTCCACAGGATGCTCTCGTAACAGGGAGGGGTGGTGAGAGAGCCCTGGTACCTGAAGAAATGGTTCAGGTTCTCAGGTAGCATGGAGCGCACGTTGAGGGTGGATATGTTCAGGGACTGGCCTGTAACAACAACACAAGAAGTGAAGAAAGAAAATGAGCATcaaacaattgatgttgagatgtgtctgttacttgaactctgtgaagcatttatttgggctctaatctgaggtgcagttaactgtaatgaacttttcctctgcagcagatgtaactctgggtcttcctttcctgtggcggtcctcatgagagccagtttcatcatagcgtttgatggttttgcgactgcacttgaagaaacttgaaaagttcttgacgttttccgcattgactgaccttcatgtcttatactaatgatggactgtcatttctctttgcttatttgagctgttcttgccataatatggacttggtcttctgtataccacccctaccttgtcataacacaattgattggctcaaacgcattaagaaggaaagaaattccacaaattccacaaataaatcccacctgttaatttaaatgcattccaggtgactacctcatgaagctggttgagagaatgccaagagtgtgcaaagacgtcatcaaggcaaagggtggctactttgaagaatctcaaatataacacttagatttgtttaacacttttttggttactacatgattccatatgtgtcatttcatagttttgacgtcttcattattattccacaatgtagaaattagactggtactgtatatacattcaaAACTAATGTTATTAATGTAGATAGATTCAGTAATATTCAGTAATATTCTAAAGAAAACCCAAATCACCTGTGTACTTGACTTTTTCCAGGTTGTTGATGAAATCGCTGTAGTAGGTGTTCTCAAAATGTCCGTCCTGTAACGGAAATACACAAACAGGAATGTGATGGATTCTGTATTGCTAGGCTACATCATGTTGCTAGGCTACATCATGTTGTCCTTGACACACATTGGCTAAGAAGCAGAAACATGGCTGACTGGCAACGAGGACACAGGAGAGAATTCGTTAGGTTGTTGACGAAATCGCTGTAGTTGGTGTCGATTAGCCTCGTACGAACCATCCTGATGTCGTTCTCACATTCTGTATTCGTGTTGGGAGAGTTCAGTATGGTTCGTGCTCGGCTAGGTGTCGATCAAACTAACTGCTAAAATTTCTTGGCAGAACAAAGCCAGACAACCACACATTGGCTAAAGCAGAGGCAAGATGGCAACATGGCTacaggagagatagacagactggttacaggagagataaacagaccgTCAACGTGGctacaggagagataaacagactggcaatatgactacaggagagataaacagactggcaatatgactacaggagagataaacagactggcaacatgactacaggagagataaacagactggcaacatggatacaggagagataaacagactggcaacatgactacaggagagataaacagactggcaacatgactacaggagagataaacagactggcaacatggatacaggagagataaacagactggcaacatgacaacaggagagaaacagactggcaacatgactacaagagagataaacagactggcaacatgactacaggagagataaacagactggcaacatgactacaggagagataaacagactggcaacatggatacaggagagataaacagactggCAACATGGCTAcaagagagataaacagactggcaacatgactacaggagagataaacagaccgTCAACGTGGCTacaggagagaaacagactggcaacatgacaacaggagagataaacagactggcaatatgactacaggagagataaacagactggcaacatgactacaggagagataaacagaccgTCAACGTGGCTacaggagagaaacagactggcaacatgacaacaggagagataaacagactggcaatatgactacaggagagataaacagactggcaatatgactacaggagagataaacagactggcaacatgactacaagagagataaacagactggcaacatgactacaggagagataaacagactggcaacatgactacaggagagaaacagactggcaacatgacaacaggagagaaacagactggcaacatggctacaggagagataaacagactggcaacatggctacaggagagaaacagactggcaacatggctacaggagagataaacagactggCAACATGGCTAcaagagagataaacagactggcaacatgactacaggagagataaacagactggcaacatgactacaggttgggggctttcatcaaggtgtttctgtaggttggggggctttcatcaaggtgtttctgtaggttgggggctttcatcaaggtgtttctgtaggttggggggctttcatcaaggtgtttctgtaggttgggggctttcatcaaggtgtttctgtagtgtttctgtaggttgggggctttcatcaaggtgtttctgtaggttggggggctttcatcaaggtgtttctgtaggttggggggctttcatcaaggtgtttctgtaggttgggggctttcatcaaggtgtttctgtaggttggggggctttcatcaaggtgtttctgtaggttggggggctttcatcaaggtgtttctgtaggttgggggctttcatcaaggtgtttctgtaggttgggggctttcatcaaggtgtttctgtaggttggctttcatcaagg from Oncorhynchus keta strain PuntledgeMale-10-30-2019 chromosome 27, Oket_V2, whole genome shotgun sequence carries:
- the LOC118380382 gene encoding carbonic anhydrase 6-like isoform X2, with translation MECFSVFVQLMLVSVASAGIDGIHWTYTEGALDQVHWAENYPACGGRKQSPIDIQRQSVRHNPHMIQLELTGYDAQKGNFLMKNNGHSVEIVLPPSMVITKGLPGHYTAVQMHLHWGGWDLEESGAEHTLDGIRYMAELHVVHYNSDKYKSFQEASDKPDGLAVLAFFFEDGHFENTYYSDFINNLEKVKYTGQSLNISTLNVRSMLPENLNHFFRYQGSLTTPPCYESILWTVFDTPITLSHNQIRKLESTLMDMDNRTLWNDYRMAQPLNDRVVESSFLPGLRKGTFCRHDEIESKLLKIEGLITSLGKHIRASAIGDARPSEHEPRVMSPLVLHFPESNTESYARAHLAHSMDLHSFTACMHLKTRPGEIHTVLSYSSQGNDNELMITVGYEVGLWIGNEFVNLPHNFHSRDWVNYCVTWSSHSGGAELWINGVVGEEQYLRRRYTVSPAGVFILGKDQDGFLGISDRDAFVGQMTDVNVWDYVLNSAEIREQMSCEDTASPRGNVFSWGVTPLSLYGGVQLETDYRCH
- the LOC118380382 gene encoding carbonic anhydrase 6-like isoform X3 is translated as MECFSVFVQLMLVSVASAGIDGIHWTYTEGALDQVHWAENYPACGGRKQSPIDIQRQSVRHNPHMIQLELTGYDAQKGNFLMKNNGHSVEIVLPPSMVITKGLPGHYTAVQMHLHWGGWDLEESGAEHTLDGIRYMAELHVVHYNSDKYKSFQEASDKPDGLAVLAFFFEDGHFENTYYSDFINNLEKVKYTGQSLNISTLNVRSMLPENLNHFFRYQGSLTTPPCYESILWTVFDTPITLSHNQIRKLESTLMDMDNRTLWNDYRMAQPLNDRVVESSFLPGLRKGTFCRHDEIESKLLKIEGLITSLGKHIRASAIGDARPSEHEPRVMSPLVLHFPESNTESYARAHLAHSMDLHSFTACMHLKTRPGEIHTVLSYSSQGNDNELMITVGYEVGLWIGNEFVNLPHNFHSRDWVNYCVTWSSHSGGAELWINGVVGEEQYLRRRYTVSPAGVFILGKDQDGFLGISDRDAFVGQMTDVNVWDYVLNSAEIREQMSCEDTASPRGNVFSWGVTPLSLYGGVQLETDYRCH
- the LOC118380382 gene encoding carbonic anhydrase 6-like isoform X1; translated protein: MECFSVFVQLMLVSVASAGIDGIHWTYTEGALDQVHWAENYPACGGRKQSPIDIQRQSVRHNPHMIQLELTGYDAQKGNFLMKNNGHSVEIVLPPSMVITKGLPGHYTAVQMHLHWGGWDLEESGAEHTLDGIRYMAELHVVHYNSDKYKSFQEASDKPDGLAVLAFFFEDGHFENTYYSDFINNLEKVKYTGQSLNISTLNVRSMLPENLNHFFRYQGSLTTPPCYESILWTVFDTPITLSHNQIRKLESTLMDMDNRTLWNDYRMAQPLNDRVVESSFLPGLRKGTFCRHDEIESKLLKIEGLITSLGKHIRASAIGDARPSEHEPRVMSPLVLHFPESNTESYARAHLAHSMDLHSFTACMHLKTRPGEIHTVLSYSSQGNDNELMITVGYEVGLWIGNEFVNLPHNFHSRDWVNYCVTWSSHSGGAELWINGVVGEEQYLRRRYTVSPAGVFILGKDQDGFLGISDRDAFVGQMTDVNVWDYVLNSAEIREQMSCEDTASPRGNVFSWGVTPLSLYGGVQLETDYRCTGWC